A part of Capsicum annuum cultivar UCD-10X-F1 chromosome 6, UCD10Xv1.1, whole genome shotgun sequence genomic DNA contains:
- the LOC107874243 gene encoding peptide methionine sulfoxide reductase: MNSPKMSNWLNKLGFGHARTDQSSIDSSSSAIPQGPDDDLPSPGQQFAQFGAGCFWGVELAYQRVPGVTKNEVGYSQGYVHNPRYEHVCSGTSYHSEIVRVHYDPNECSYESLLYVFWARHDPTTLNRQGNDVGTQYRSGIYFYTPEQEKAALESRDRQQKILNRKIVTEILPAKKFYRAEEYHQQYLAKGGRFGSQQSAEKGCNDPIRCYG, from the exons ATGAATTCCCCAAAGATGAGTAATTGGCTCAACAAACTTGGTTTCGGACATGCTCGAACTGATCAATCTTCCattgattcttcttcttctgcaaTTCCTCAAGGACCCGACGATGATCTCCCTTCCCCGGGTCAACAGTTTGCCCAATTCGGGGCGGGTTGTTTCTGGGGCGTTGAATTGGCGTATCAGAGAGTACCGGGGGTTACAAAGAATGAAGTTGGGTACTCACAGGGTTATGTACATAATCCTAGATATGAACATGTCTGTTCTGGTACTAGTTATCATTCTGAGATTGTTAGAGTCCACTATGATCCTAACGAATGTAGTTATGAGTCCTTGCTTTACGTTTTCTGGGCTCGTCATGACCCTACCACCCTCAATCGACAG GGGAATGATGTGGGCACCCAGTACAGGTCTGGAATTTACTTCTACACACCTGAGCAAGAGAAGGCAGCACTTGAATCCCGGGACAGACAGCAAAAGATTTTGAACAGGAAGATTGTTACTGAGATTTTGCCTGCCAAGAAATTTTACAGAGCTGAGGAATATCATCAGCAGTACCTTGCAAAGGGTGGTCGGTTTGGCTCACAGCAGTCTGCTGAGAAAGGCTGCAATGATCCCATCCGATGCTATGGTTGA